A DNA window from Arachis duranensis cultivar V14167 chromosome 3, aradu.V14167.gnm2.J7QH, whole genome shotgun sequence contains the following coding sequences:
- the LOC110278573 gene encoding uncharacterized protein LOC110278573 encodes MAKPVTCQFELEHKAYWATRYLNLDSEAIGIKRMLQLNELDKFRYSAYENAKLYKERTKLLHDKKIAIRVFEPGQRVLLYNSRLKFFPEKLKSRWSGSFVVTRALPYGHVEIQE; translated from the coding sequence AtggcaaagcctgtcacttgccagtttGAGCTGGAGCATAAAGCTTACTGGGCAACCAGGTATCTGAATCTTGATTCGGAAGCTATAGGAATCAAGCGAATGCTTCAGCTGAATGAGCTTGATAAATTCAGATATTCagcctatgagaatgccaagctctatAAGGAAAGAACTAAGCTACTGCATGATAAGAAGATTGccatcagagtctttgagccaggacaaagagTGCTTCTatataattcaaggctcaaattctttcccGAGAAGCTGAAATCCCGATGGTCAGGATCGTTTGTGGTTACCAGAGCTTTACCATATGGTCATGTGGAAATACAAGAATAG